The following proteins are encoded in a genomic region of Cryptococcus neoformans var. neoformans JEC21 chromosome 2 sequence:
- a CDS encoding threonine-tRNA ligase, putative produces MLRRLIPHAARFSHRTPTRYTYPLLQAARTMSAEAHPVSSTSKPAPPAEGVNPITPAAHEGKKKEKKEKKDKKGGGVSGPLELSPPPEFFAERLKIYDEWKAKYDKFVAEQPREPITITFPDGKTVQATSWETTPLQLAKDISPSLADRVIIAKVNNQQLWDLTRPLEASCSLALLDFDSPDNNYEARQVFWHSSAHVLGEACERRYEGCCLGYGPPLEEGGFFYDMSLANGRTISQDDYKPIEDVCKAAVKEKQPFERLELPKEVLLEMFKYNKYKQHYIQDKVPDGTSSTVYRCGPLIDLCLGPHVPHTGRIKSLAVTKNSSSYFLGDAKNDTFQRVYGMSFPDNAQMKEYKKYLEEAAKRDHRKIGKDQELFIFNDLSPGSAFFLPMGMRIYNTLMSFIKDEYFKRGFSEVGSPNIFNANLWKTSGHWQNYAEDMFQLKADEEQLALKPMNCPGHCLIFDARERSYKELPLRFAEFGVLHRNEASGALSGLTRVRRFVQDDAHIFCTPDQVEAELYSAFEFLDAVYKPFGFTYKVGLSTRNPKKWMGDLELWNKAEGTLREVLEQKVPGNWHVNEEDAAFYGPKLDFQLTDALKRSWQCGTIQLDFNLPERFNLKYHSPEQNPDGTQFARPVMIHRAILGSLERFIAIITESTGGKWPLWLSPRQVVVIPVAKPFTEYAQKVAKTFQEAGLYAEVDLTDNTLNKKIRNAQTAQWNFIMVVGQDELDAQAVNIRNRDDEVQGREETVALSRAVEQIVKLKESKAAVSKFE; encoded by the exons ATGCTCCGCAGGCTCATACCGCACGCAGCCCGCTTTTCACATAGAACGCCCACTAGATACACATACCCCCTCCTCCAAGCAGCACGTACTATGTCCGCGGAAGCTCACCCCGTCTCTTCCACTTCAAAACCCGCTCCCCCAGCCGAGGGTGTTAACCCCATCACCCCTGCTGCTCAtgaaggcaagaagaaggagaagaaggaaaagaaggacaagaagggcGGTGGCGTTTCCGGTCCTTTAGAACTCAGTCCTCCACCCGAGTTTTTCGCTGAGCGACTCAAGATCTATGACGAGTGGAAGGCAAAGTACGACAAATTCGTTGCTG AACAACCTCGTGAAcccatcaccatcaccttccCCGACGGCAAGACGGTACAGGCCACCTCGTGGGAGACCACCCCTCTTCAGCTTGCCAAAGACATATCACCTTCTCTCGCTGACCGAGTGATCATCGCCAAGGTCAACAACCAGCAATTATGGGACTTGACCCGTCCTCTTgaagcttcttgctctctTGCTTTACTCGATTTTGACTCTCCCGACAACAACTACGAAGCCAGACAAGTCTTCTGGCATTCTTCTGCCCATGTTCTCGGTGAAGCTTGTGAGAGACGATATGAAGGTTGCTGTCTCGGCTACGGCCCTCCCCTTGAGGAAGGTGGTTTCTTCTACGACATGAGTCTCGCCAATGGCCGCACGATCTCCCAAGATGACTACAAGCCTATTGAAGACGTCTGCAAGGCTGCTGTCAAGGAGAAGCAACCCTTTGAGAGACTCGAGTTGCCCAAGGAAGTCTTGCTCGAGATGTTCAAATACAACAAGTATAAGCAACACTATATCCAGGACAAGGTCCCTGATGGAACCTCTTCTACTGTCTACCGATGTGGTCCCTTGATTGACTTGTGTCTTGGTCCCCACGTTCCTCACACCGGCCGTATCAAGTCCTTGGCTGTTACCAAG aactcttcttcttatttCCTTGGTGACGCCAAGAACGACACTTTCCAGCGAGTGTACGGCATGTCTTTCCCCGACAACGCCCAAATGAAGGAGTACAAGAAGTACCTCGAGGAAGCCGCCAAGCGAGACCACCGAAAGATCGGCAAGGACCAGGAGTTGTTTATCTTTAACGACCTTTCTCCCGGAagtgccttcttcttgcctaTGGGTATGAGGATCTACAACACCTTGATGTCATTTATCAAGGACGAATATTTCAAGCGTGGTTTCTCCGAGGTCGGATCTCCCAACATCTTCAACGCCAACCTCTGGAAGACTTCTGGTCATTGGCAAAACTATGCCGAAGACATGTTCCAACTTAAGGCTGACGAAGAGCAGCTCGCTCTCAAGCCTATGAACTGCCCCGGTCATTGTTTGATCTTTGATgcgagggagaggagttACAAGGAATTACCTTTGAGGTTTGCCGAGTTTGGTGTGTTGCATCGAAATGAGGCTAGCGGTGCTCTTTCAGGTTTGACCCGTGTCAGGCGATTCGTCCAGGATGACG CCCACATCTTCTGTACCCCCGACCAAGTCGAAGCCGAGCTTTACTCTGCCTTTGAGTTCCTCGACGCCGTGTACAAGCCTTTCGGTTTCACCTACAAAGTCGGTCTCTCTACGCGTAATCCCAAGAAATGGATGGGCGACCTTGAACTGTGGAACAAGGCTGAAGGCACCCTCCGAGAGGTTCTCGAGCAAAAAGTCCCTGGTAACTGGCACGTcaatgaggaggatgccGCGTTCTACGGTCCCAAGTTGGACTTCCAATTGACGGATGCCTTGAAGAGGAGCTGGCAATGTGGTACCATCCAG CTCGACTTTAACCTCCCCGAGCGATTTAACCTCAAGTACCACTCTCCCGAACAAAATCCCGACGGCACCCAATTCGCTCGACCAGTCATGATCCATCGTGCCATTCTCGGTTCCCTCGAGCGATTCATCGCCATTATCACTGAATCTACCGGTGGCAAGTGGCCTCTCTGGCTTTCCCCCCGACAGGTCGTCGTCATCCCCGTCGCCAAGCCCTTCACCGAGTATGCCCAAAAAGTGGCCAAAACTTTCCAGGAAGCTGGTTTGTATGCCGAGGTGGACTTGACGGATAAC